The following proteins are co-located in the Fusarium verticillioides 7600 chromosome 7, whole genome shotgun sequence genome:
- a CDS encoding serine/threonine-protein kinase TEL1, with amino-acid sequence MASSHGFNVMNLARDVKAGAVRDREKAVDELAHLLNPRNRATNLSDLGDKSYHEIFEAIFSFVLREKPIFYDKKKSQTTIHATASRLSKCADAVRMTVGRGNPKIGRKTLLAIVDHITQVLPGPNDDYVPPLLQDYIKALTEVLSRPAHVEILARKEGHPWELCVGFFLGVAQFLLPNEGDVSTLALARASPALVRSSPAPGSAGYGRSGGRSTPSTQSQRRAAPGEGGLLKDVLEGLYYLVVGGNAPLLRQFKDITPVVLRVLSLKQVSLGSLQTLAFAIINAIFSATHADDLEHASSLVQTLVPLMSYWWRSEKVSQDEVIRALRIEISRTILLTHLHIEHLALRSSDETIRLDLEDLVENIWSEYSRRGEAFRLQMSDITFALSSLPAYGLQLDIFGLRPHNVYGEGHWAIVQNLAFLEGIMALPRLKRQGDDNSEQDEQPRKRRRTRQDNSSRIRLKLKAVDVSICRTALQLVPFLLAHNSLSREELLDLLPDLISLANDKNPVTASWALVASASCIAYSEGCHDQVDMWHQLWRFAIRSVSLPGTSRAAAVLLHQLLEADVLPYHTISQDINNMVTTADVSGPSTLSDASISLMFHVLHLRNAKVPSVSQSTCHHIIRWVFLRWNPNESAFASYNSLHVQPIHLANLIRTCCGTTTLELTSRPAAPGGPLTETWSSFREIESFTRYILLSEDTPNSPATAGICRFSKPTNSSTLADANTRYASQKLTLELFNPKLGELMELCTSWTKKMNEGGIQISFDRFQSLVSACLAGTLLLPLFIDINSTQSSSVESTLKEILEKGMNSALTSVEPNAFVDSILRAVQPIMPDFNTTSLNRALANNPALLQLFSRLWTLLGEQKAQTHHDNSIDLMDIDEDFDSQSSRASSIHAPTVVPRFDIQMKLDTQAFYTETRTRLHFLSIINDDVGQIGLVPDIYVEHLINLPDDDLLMCQDLLLDIFTSDLVVTPDNALAIIERLGEYIGQPDYQCAEVVLSTCIGVIDGLHPIWLNDKRHLSERVGDLYYHFIKVCLTSNIFSPRAQTSMVRLLFTLLRTNTEYGKDQGLDSPRTCLLYILRKGPMLVKFAISQKIANVFDLFVLKLHDEVFVDVLDSLPTNPLDTTGIAFRLLVLSNLACRWSTLLRRCTYHIFETPGKILDSTQYATRCLINVSNTLKLESPKALFRLFSRQLLYTWLECDPVEDIPFSIFGFATLGDLLKSAQSEAIGLTVMRGQDDALIEVCRNLGSSESDLVRQNFTTAIAYSMIFGDSNGGEDKERGEAHIKKLLGSQMYMDSIYINLVDIAALFFDLIDQENSLERVFARYKLDYAGEIMGAVKAISHSPAELPANQQPMFKAKYLIHELYRLCQNTEFQFHDLWTPPVVVSIARKLFNTVHPALGPLHACSVLRKVRVLISLAGPVAWDSYPLEMLLNATRKFITDSECADDALGISQYLLGQGAKHLSNVPSFLAGYALSTLASLRVFLESSQSSTTQESQFKATMSKAEKFHGWFSKYLEEYDSPAFKDLAQRNAFKSITQSAARIRASGNAERGTAESKLLLDILDDGGADHQLLNDSSRQLALGLLCGDFCIPALIKDDIIESDHDAVQHSTAVWKSCDTENLSEEYLAWAGRVVGRAFSASGEIPVNVLRESHLTRYQQIAPGSNGSEMGLLYLLQDLTSNPDSVTAGLAEAALRSIVSDAAILEDEPLTVACQRSLTESLLITSHWGSHRSPPSDKAPITPPSSPDQPDVWSMEITSKEWLPSLSAHLAQCVPESIILSVLAPILARVEHFAESAFPFVAHLALYFPINQQHSPKRPFSAAIKSWLKCTDPAAKENLKLLINLLLYLRTQQYPKESSMADRSYWLEVDSTMVAQTASRCGMYKTALLFAEYVTPETSRSSRRSSAAKEVDMSDTLLTIFENIDDPDAYYGLPEEPSLSNVVARVEYENDGPRSLAFRGAMYDNHIFYGDPMTQSDEQALVRALGTLGLSGLSNSLLQTQQNMESSPAALEDTFNTARKLGIWNLPAPSSDHHAVTVYKAYQSISQAADITNIRTAVHEGFSRTMRSLAALDLNATSLRKRLGALASLTELDDVIGVSDTAEMDGLIEKFKTRSDWMRSGLYGSVSQILSCRASTMSMVSQQNTLRTNIKLSAAAARHMEVEAMITASQIYRYHQATQESLRISTGLTKLIPTCAALDIHVDAAVNIETANSLWDYGQMSTSIRMLQGIDRDASLKKQTLPVSRSDLLSKIGYQVSVARLEEPHDIQKNYLEPALKELKGKGQGRQAGAVFHQFAMFCDQQLQDPDGLEDLKRLQSLKKAKGDEVAELKTLVGGTKDTQLKTRYSHVLNKEKQWLDLDEQELRRVEQTRSEFVRLSLENYLLSLIASDEHNNDALRFTALWLERSEEETTNKAVMRHLSDVPTRKFAGLTNQLTSRLQDQDTSFQKLLLELVYNICVDHPYHGMYQIWSGTKAKAQQKDDVAVLRVRATDRIAKRLAETQSVANIWLSIDKTSKYYHALAMDRNPNRYKSGAKIPLKESSPGHNLINCLIKYRIPSPTMHIELSHTKDYSKVPIISKLEPTMTIASGVSAPKIITAIGSDGVRYKQLVKGGHDDLRQDAIMEQVFSAVSSLLKLHRTTQQRNLGIRTYKVLPLTASSGLIEFVPNTIPLHEFLMPAHERYYPRDLKGSQCRKEIFGVQSRTVETRISTYRKVTEKFHPVMRYFFMEHFMDPDEWFLKRLAYTRSTAAISMLGHVLGLGDRHGHNILLDHKTGEVVHIDLGVAFEAGRILPVPELVPFRLTRDIVDGMGITKTEGVFRRCCEFTLDALREEQYSIMTILDVLRFDPLYTWSISPLRLAKLQKARHNDETPMDDEQSEAETKKGKKAAGHVNEPSEADRALEIVRKKLSKTLSVTATVNKLINQATDERNLAVLYSGWAAYA; translated from the exons ATGGCTTCGTCTCATGGATTCAATGTTATGAATCTAGCCC GTGATGTGAAGGCCGGTGCAGTAAGAGATAGAGAAAAAGCTGTAGACG AACTGGCGCATCTTCTTAACCCACGGAATCGAGCTACAAATCT CTCCGACCTCGGTGACAAGAGTTACCATGAGATCTTTGAAGCTATTTTCAGTTTCGTTCTTCGGGAGAAACCTATTTTCTatgacaagaagaaatctcAAACAACAATTCATGCTACGGCCTCTCGGCTATCAAAATGTGCCGATGCCGTACGTATGACAGTGGGACGTGGCAACCCAAAGATTGGACGAAAGACACTTCTCGCTATCGTGGACCACATCACTCAAGTTCTTCCAGGACCTAATGACGATTACGTGCCCCCTTTACTCCAGGACTACATCAAAGCTTTGACCGAGGTGCTTTCCAGGCCGGCTCACGTGGAGATTCTCGCCAGGAAGGAAGGCCACCCGTGGGAGCTATGTGTTGGGTTCTTCCTCGGTGTTGCTCAGTTCTTGCTTCCCAACGAAGGAGATGTTTCGACCCTCGCATTGGCCCGAGCATCTCCAGCTTTGGTTCGATCATCACCAGCGCCAGGATCAGCAGGATATGGCCGATCTGGCGGACGATCAACTCCGTCGACCCAAAGCCAGAGACGAGCTGCCCCTGGTGAGGGTGGCTTACTGAAAGATGTCTTAGAAGGACTGTACTatcttgttgttggtggaaatGCACCCCTACTTCGGCAGTTCAAAGATATCACGCCAGTAGTTCTCAGAGTCTTGAGCCTCAAGCAAGTCAGCCTTGGCTCTTTGCAGACTCTGGCATTCGCTATCATCAATGCTATTTTCTCTGCTACCCATGCTGATGATTTGGAGCACGCCAGCTCTCTGGTGCAAACACTGGTGCCGCTCATGAGCTACTGGTGGAGATCAGAGAAAGTATCTCAGGATGAAGTCATCCGTGCATTAAGAATAGAGATCTCTAGAACTATACTCTTGACACACCTTCACATAGAGCACTTGGCTCTCAGGTCATCGGATGAAACCATACGTCTGGACTTGGAAGATTTGGTAGAGAACATCTGGTCTGAATATTCAAGGCGTGGTGAAGCATTCCGCCTCCAAATGAGCGATATCACATTTGCCTTATCATCGTTGCCCGCATATGGCCTACAACTGGATATTTTTGGCCTCCGACCACATAATGTTTATGGCGAGGGGCATTGGGCTATCGTCCAGAATTTGGCATTCCTCGAAGGTATCATGGCGCTGCCTCGTCTGAAAAGACAAGGAGATGATAATAGtgaacaagatgagcaaCCGCGCAAAAGACGGCGAACTCGTCAAGACAATTCAAGTCGCATCCGCCTCAAGCTGAAGGCTGTCGATGTCTCGATCTGCAGGACTGCCCTGCAGTTGGTCCCTTTTCTTCTAGCTCATAATTCATTGAGCCGTGAAGAACTTCTCGACTTATTACCGGATTTGATATCATTGGCGAATGACAAGAACCCGGTAACAGCTTCTTGGGCCCTTGTTGCTTCTGCAAG CTGTATTGCGTACTCGGAAGGGTGCCATGATCAGGTGGACATGTGGCATCAGCTCTGGCGGTTTGCCATACGATCTGTCAGTCTGCCAGGAACGAGCCGAGCAGCCGCTGTGCTCCTGCACCAGCTGCTCGAAGCAGACGTCCTGCCTTATCACACCATTTCGCAGGACATTAATAACATGGTGACAACTGCCGATGTCAGTGGACCTAGCACTTTGAGTGATGCCTCTATCAGCTTGATGttccatgttcttcatctACGGAACGCGAAGGTCCCGAGCGTAAGCCAAAGTACATGCCATCATATCATTCGATGGGTATTTCTAAGATGGAACCCAA ATGAATCTGCTTTCGCATCCTATAACTCGTTGCACGTTCAGCCAATTCACTTGGCGAACCTCATTCGAACATGTTGCGGAACAACAACTCTGGAGTTGACCTCCCGCCCGGCAGCTCCAGGAGGCCCATTGACAGAAACCTGGAGTTCATTCAGAGAGATCGAGTCCTTCACGCGGTACATACTCCTTTCGGAAGATACACCTAACAGTCCCGCAACAGCCGGGATTTGCAGGTTTTCAAAGcccacaaactcatcaacattggcgGATGCCAACACACGTTATGCTTCTCAGAAACTCACCCTCGAACTCTTTAACCCTAAGTTGGGTGAGTTGATGGAGCTTTGTACGTCGTGGACAAAGAAAATGAATGAAGGCGGTATACAAATCTCTTTTGATCGCTTCCAAAGTCTTGTATCAGCCTGTTTGGCGGGCACATTGTTGCTACCATTGTTTATCGACATTAACTCGACTCAGTCTTCGTCTGTTGAGTCAACTCTCAAAGAAATTCTAGAGAAAGGAATGAACTCTGCATTGACATCCGTCGAGCCCAATGCATTTGTCGATTCAATCCTGCGAGCCGTCCAGCCCATTATGCCTGATTTCAATACTACGAGTCTCAACAGGGCTCTTGCAAACAATCCCGCCCTTCTGCAACTCTTCTCTCGATTGTGGACCCTACTTGGAGAACAAAAGGCCCAGACACATCATGACAACAGCATCGACCTAATGGACATTGACGAGGACTTTGACTCACAAAGTAGCAGAGCAAGTTCGATTCATGCGCCAACGGTAGTCCCACGCTTCGACATTCAGATGAAGTTGGATACGCAGGCTTTCTATACAGAAACGAGGACGCGGCTGCATTTTTTGTCTATAATAAATGACGACGTGGGGCAGATTGGCCTCGTCCCTGATATCTACGTGGaacatctcatcaacttgcCGGACGATGATTTACTCATGTGCCAAGACCTGCTGTTAGACATTTTTACCTCTGATCTCGTTGTTACTCCAGACAACGCgctcgccatcatcgaaaGACTTGGAGAGTATATTGGCCAGCCTGATTATCAGTGTGCCGAAGTTGTGTTAAGCACCTGTATTGGAGTGATCGATGGACTTCACCCCATTTGGCTAAACGATAAACGACATCTTTCAGAACGAGTAGGCGATCTTTATTATCACTTCATCAAGGTCTGTCTCACATCGAACATATTCTCGCCAAGGGCCCAAACTTCAATGGTTCGATTATTGTTTACCCTACTCCGAACCAACACAGAGTATGGTAAAGATCAGGGGCTTGATTCGCCTCGGACATGTTTACTTTACATCTTGAGGAAAGGTCCAATGCTGGTCAAATTCGCTATCTCCCAGAAGATCGCTAACGTTTTCGATCTTtttgttctcaagcttcacgATGAAGTTTTTGTGGATGTGCTGGACAGTTTACCAACCAACCCTCTCGATACTACTGGCATCGCATTCCGCTTGCTAGTCTTGTCAAATCTCGCGTGCCGATGGTCGACATTGCTTCGGAGATGCACATATCACATCTTTGAAACCCCTGGAAAGATATTGGACTCAACTCAGTATGCAACTCGATGCTTGATCAATGTGTCAAATACGCTGAAATTGGAATCTCCAAAAGCCTTGTTCCGCCTGTTCTCCCGGCAACTCTTGTATACCTGGTTGGAATGCGATCCGGTTGAAGATATCCCgttctccatctttggcttcgcGACACTCGGAGATCTCCTCAAGTCAGCCCAGTCCGAAGCCATTGGCTTGACAGTGATGAGAGGACAAGACGACGCCCTTATAGAAGTGTGCCGCAACCTAGGAAGTTCTGAAAGCGATCTCGTTCGTCAAAATTTCACTACTGCCATTGCATATAGCATGATCTTTGGTGACTCCAATGGAGGCGAGGACAAGGAGCGGGGCGAGGCACATATCAAAAAGTTGCTCGGAAGTCAAATGTACATGGACTCTATTTATATCAACCTTGTTGATATAGCGGCCCTCTTCTTTGACCTCATCGACCAAGAAAATTCTCTAGAGAGGGTATTTGCCAGGTACAAGCTTGACTACGCTGGCGAGATCATGGGTGCTGTAAAAGCCATTTCTCATTCGCCTGCTGAGCTACCAGCGAACCAACAGCCTATGTTCAAGGCTAAATATCTCATCCATGAACTTTACAGGCTCTGTCAAAACACGGAGTTCCAATTTCACGACCTATGGACGCCACCTGTGGTTGTCTCGATCGCCCGGAAGCTTTTCAATACGGTACATCCAGCTTTAGGTCCCTTGCATGCATGCTCTGTTCTTCGAAAGGTTCGAGTCTTAATTTCCCTTGCTGGGCCAGTCGCTTGGGATTCTTATCCTCTGGAGATGCTCCTGAACGCAACACGTAAGTTTATCACGGACTCAGAGTGTGCAGATGATGCACTTGGAATTAGTCAGTATCTCTTGGGTCAGGGGGCCAAGCATCTCAGCAACGTACCATCGTTTCTCGCTGGTTATGCCCTGTCTACCCTCGCGTCGCTTCGAGTCTTCCTGGAATCAAGCCAGTCGAGCACTACCCAGGAGAGTCAGTTCAAAGCAACTATGAGCAAGGCAGAAAAGTTTCATGGATGGTTCAGCAAGTACCTTGAGGAGTATGACTCACCGGCGTTTAAGGATCTTGCGCAAAGAAATGCCTTCAAGTCCATAACACAATCTGCTGCTCGTATTCGAGCTTCTGGAAATGCTGAGAGAGGCACTGCAGAGAGCAAACTATTGCTGGATATCTTGGACGACGGTGGCGCAGATcaccagcttctcaacgattcttctcgacagcTAGCTCTCGGTCTTCTTTGTGGCGACTTTTGCATTCCTGCGTTGATCAAGGACGACATCATCGAGTCTGATCATGATGCTGTACAGCATTCTACGGCTGTATGGAAGAGCTGCGATACAGAAAACCTGAGTGAAGAGTATCTAGCATGGGCAGGGCGAGTTGTTGGGCGAGCCTTTTCGGCTTCCGGGGAGATTCCAGTCAATGTTCTACGCGAATCGCATCTTACTCGCTACCAACAAATAGCTCCAGGGTCAAATGGCTCAGAGATGGGATTACTTTACCTGCTTCAGGACCTCACTTCAAATCCCGATTCTGTCACTGCTGGTCTTGCCGAAGCTGCTCTACGATCCATTGTCTCGGATGCCGCTATACTTGAGGATGAACCACTAACTGTAGCTTGTCAGAGGAGTTTAACGGAGTCTCTCTTAATAACTTCCCACTGGGGCTCGCACAGATCTCCCCCGTCTGACAAAGCCCCTATcactcctccttcttcaccagACCAGCCGGACGTGTGGTCTATGGAAATCACTTCGAAAGAATGGCTCCCGAGTCTGAGCGCACACCTTGCCCAGTGTGTTCCAGAGTCGATCATTCTCTCAGTCTTGGCCCCTATTCTTGCTAGAGTTGAGCACTTTGCGGAGAGCGCGTTTCCCTTCGTTGCTCATCTTGCGCTCTACTTTCCGATAAACCAGCAACACTCCCCTAAGCGCCCATTTTCTGCGGCGATCAAGAGCTGGCTGAAATGCACTGATCCTGCAGCCAAAGAAAATCTAAAGCTGCTCATCAACTTGCTTCTGTATCTCAGGACACAGCAGTACCCCAAAGAATCTTCAATGGCTGACCGATCTTATTGGCTCGAGGTGGATTCCACGATGGTTGCACAAACGGCGTCGCGATGCGGAATGTATAAGACCGCCTTGCTTTTCGCTGAGTATGTTACTCCTGAAACCTCGCggtcctcaagaaggtcctCAGCCGCAAAGGAGGTGGATATGAGCGACACTCTCCTTACAATCTTTGAGAACATTGATGATCCAGATGCATACTATGGTCTACCCGAAGAGCCCAGCCTTTCTAATGTTGTCGCTCGCGTAGAATATGAGAATGATGGCCCCAGAAGTCTTGCATTCCGAGGCGCCATGTACGACAACCACATATTCTACGGAGATCCAATGACTCAGTCAGACGAACAAGCTTTAGTTAGAGCCCTAGGTACACTTGGCTTGTCAGGACTCTCGAACTCACTTCTTCAGACACAACAAAACATGGAGTCATCCCCGGCTGCTCTCGAGGATACTTTCAATACTGCTAGGAAATTAGGGATTTGGAACCTTCCTGCTCCCTCGAGTGATCATCATGCGGTCACAGTATACAAAGCGTATCAAAGTATTTCTCAGGCAGCCGATATCACGAATATCCGAACGGCTGTGCATGAGGGCTTCAGTCGtacgatgaggagcttggctgCCCTCGACCTGAATGCAACTTCATTGAGGAAACGACTTGGAGCTTTGGCATCCTTAACAGAACTTGATGACGTTATAGGAGTTTCTGACACCGCAGAGATGGATGGTCTCATCGAAAAATTCAAAACTCGAAGCGATTGGATGCGGAGCGGACT GTACGGCAGTGTCAGCCAGATTTTGTCTTGCCGTGCGTCTACGATGAGTATGGTCAGTCAGCAGAATACCCTTCGAACAAATATCAAGCTTTCCGCAGCTGCTGCACGACATATGGAAGTAGAAGCAATGATCACCGCATCTCAGATCTATCGTTATCACCAAGCGACACAAGAGAGTCTCAGAATATCCACTGggctcaccaagctcatcccAACATGCGCCGCCTTAGACATTCATGTTGACGCAGCGGTCAACATCGAGACAGCTAATTCTCTCTGGGATTATGGTCAGATGAGCACATCCATCCGTATGCTCCAAGGCATAGATAGAGATGCTTCCCTCAAAAAGCAAACCCTGCCGGTCAGCCGATCTGACTTGCTTTCGAAGATTGGGTATCAGGTCTCTGTCGCTCGCCTTGAAGAGCCACATGATATTCAGAAAAACTACCTGGAACCTGcactcaaggagctcaaaggcaaaggccaaGGTCGGCAAGCAGGTGCTGTATTTCACCAGTTTGCCATGTTCTGTGACCAACAACTGCAGGACCCAGATGGCCTGGAAGACTTGAAAAGACTTCAAAGTCTaaagaaggccaagggcgATGAAGTGGCAGAACTAAAAACCCTAGTCGGCGGTACAAAGGATACACAGCTGAAAACTAGATATTCACATGTCTtgaacaaggagaagcaaTGGCTAGATCTTGATGAGCAAGAACTGCGACGAGTCGAGCAGACTCGCAGTGAATTCGTTCGGCTGAGTCTCGAGAACTACCTCCTATCTCTTATTGCCTCTGATGAACACAATAACGACGCCCTTCGTTTCACGGCTCTTTGGCTAGAGCGATCAGAAGAGGAGACTACTAATAAGGCGGTTATGCGACATTTGTCCGACGTGCCGACGAGGAAATTTGCTGGTCTCACCAATCAACTGACATCCCGACTGCAAGACCAGGACACCTCATTCCAGAaattgctgctggagctggtcTACAATATCTGTGTAGACCATCCTTATCACGGAATGTATCAGATCTGGTCTGGAACCAAGGCAAAAGCACAGCAGAAAGACGACGTAGCTGTTCTTCGTGTCAGAGCAACAGATCGTATTGCGAAACGACTTGCTGAGACGCAATCTGTTGCCAACATTTGGCTCTCGatcgacaagacaagcaaaTACTATCACGCTCTTGCTATGGACCGGAACCCAAATAGGTACAAGTCGGGTGCGAAGATCCCGCTCAAAGAGTCTTCGCCCGGgcacaacctcatcaactgctTGATCAAATACCgaattccatctccaactaTGCACATTGAACTCTCACATACAAAAGATTACTCAAAGGTCCCGATCATCTCCAAATTAGAACCCACCATGACCATTGCTTCGGGCGTCAGTGCTCCCAAAATCATTACTGCCATTGGAAGCGATGGTGTGCGATACAAACAGCTTGTCAAAGGAGGACACGACGACTTGCGACAGGATGCTATCATGGAACAGGTCTTTTCGGCCGTATCATCTCTGCTGAAGCTTCATAGGACGACTCAGCAGCGCAACCTAGGAATCAGGACATACAAGGTATTACCACTCACTGCATCTTCGGGCTTGATTGAATTTGTCCCCAATACAATTCCACTTCACGAGTTCTTGATGCCCGCCCATGAAAGGTACTACCCAAGGGACTTGAAGGGCTCCCAATGTCGTAAGGAAATATTTGGGGTCCAAAGTCGGACGGTGGAAACTCGAATCAGCACCTATCGCAAGGTCACGGAGAAATTCCATCCAGTCATGAGATACTTCTTTATGGAACACTTCATGGATCCAGATGAATGGTTCTTGAAAAGACTAGCGTACACAAGAAGCACTGCGGCTATATCGATGCTGGGACACGTTCTCGGTTTAGGAGACCGACATGGGCACAACATTCTCCTGGACCACAAGACAGGAGAAGTTGTCCACATTGACTTGGGTGTTGCATTTGAGGCTGGCCGTATTCTGCCAGTACCAGAGTTGGTCCCCTTCAGACTGACAAGAGACATTGTGGATGGAATGGGAATCACCAAGACAGAAGGCGTCTTCCGGAGATGCTGTGAGTTTACGCTAGATGCTCTCAGAGAAGAGCAGTACTCGATCATGACAATCTTGGATGTGTTGCGGTTTGATCCGCTGTATACGTGGTCGATCTCACCACTCCGACTTGCCAAGCTCCAAAAGGCGAGACACAACGACGAAACCCCAATGGACGATGAACAAAGCGAGgcagagacgaagaagggcAAAAAGGCTGCAGGCCATGTCAATGAACCATCTGAAGCTGACAGAGCTTTGGAGAttgtgaggaagaagctctcgaaaACGTTGAGTGTGACTGCAACAGTAAACAAGTTGATCAACCAAGCCACGGATGAGCGAAATTTGGCAGTGTTGTATTCTG GTTGGGCAGCATATGCCTAA